In Methanothermobacter sp., the following are encoded in one genomic region:
- a CDS encoding GNAT family N-acetyltransferase, translating to MVVDIILVTIPQTESEIESIRRFLFDMIRREFGYGYIPDYHRDIMEFREHYLNPPGNTFISASVGGKVIGTLGLRAYDREFEGLSYDPDTTAGLWRVFVHEDYRRRGVASLLVGIAEAHAARMGYRRMYLHTHKHVRGALEFWLSMGYRVTLDTGNELNTVHMEKPLKTIGNPDKLSTIHMQKPFKTHRVLQY from the coding sequence ATGGTGGTTGATATTATTCTGGTTACCATTCCCCAGACAGAAAGTGAAATTGAATCCATAAGAAGATTCCTGTTTGACATGATCAGGCGGGAATTTGGCTACGGTTACATACCAGACTACCACAGGGATATCATGGAATTCAGGGAACACTACCTAAATCCACCAGGTAACACCTTCATCTCTGCCTCAGTGGGTGGAAAGGTAATCGGGACCCTGGGACTCCGCGCCTATGACCGTGAATTTGAGGGCCTCAGTTATGATCCAGATACAACAGCGGGTCTGTGGAGGGTCTTCGTGCATGAGGACTACAGGAGAAGGGGGGTTGCATCACTCCTTGTTGGTATCGCAGAGGCCCATGCAGCCAGAATGGGGTACAGGAGGATGTACCTCCATACGCACAAGCATGTGAGGGGTGCACTTGAATTCTGGCTCTCAATGGGTTACCGGGTGACCCTTGACACCGGGAACGAACTCAACACGGTCCACATGGAAAAACCCCTTAAAACTATTGGAAATCCAGATAAACTCAGCACAATCCACATGCAGAAACCCTTTAAAACCCACAGAGTACTTCAATACTGA